A genomic window from Streptomyces sp. NBC_00234 includes:
- a CDS encoding GreA/GreB family elongation factor produces MTGGPDPISAVAREAFERDLTDLRAEREKVAATLRGGQEVGDRGDEADELERANQLEHLDTRIREIEGRLHEAAAAGPPRTDEVGVGSTVTVRFDDATETTVQIGTVTEELDRSMVTADSPLGSALLGRRAGDTVTYETPDGPASAVVLSLGDAQA; encoded by the coding sequence ATGACCGGTGGACCCGACCCCATCAGCGCCGTCGCCCGCGAAGCGTTCGAGCGGGACCTGACCGATCTGCGCGCCGAGCGCGAGAAGGTCGCCGCAACCTTGCGGGGCGGGCAGGAGGTGGGCGACCGGGGGGACGAGGCCGACGAACTCGAACGCGCCAACCAGCTCGAACACCTGGACACCCGCATCAGGGAGATCGAGGGGCGGCTTCACGAGGCCGCCGCGGCAGGGCCGCCGCGCACGGACGAGGTCGGCGTGGGCAGCACCGTGACGGTGCGGTTCGATGACGCCACCGAGACCACCGTCCAGATCGGCACGGTCACGGAGGAACTGGACCGGAGCATGGTCACCGCGGACAGCCCGCTCGGCAGCGCGCTGCTCGGCCGTCGCGCCGGGGACACCGTCACCTACGAGACACCCGACGGGCCCGCGAGCGCGGTCGTCCTGTCCCTCGGCGACGCGCAGGCGTAG
- a CDS encoding DUF1345 domain-containing protein codes for MIRRLVLSAVPRLVASAVLGAAVGVVVGALTNTPLGVLAGIASVETFFVVAGWLVLWPMDATTTHRDAGREEFRPVTEELAVVGSALCGLVGIVVLLLVSDSDLSHAAAATALCGVFMAWAALHLMYATRYASIYYGSPGGGIDFNSDDRPRYIDFLYFSYNLGMTYQVSDTNVSTSTIRAVALRHCLLSYVFGASILATTINLVAGIVTR; via the coding sequence ATGATCCGCAGGCTGGTGCTCTCCGCCGTTCCCCGACTCGTCGCCTCGGCGGTCCTCGGAGCGGCCGTCGGTGTGGTCGTCGGTGCGCTGACCAACACACCGCTCGGCGTCCTCGCCGGTATCGCCTCGGTGGAGACGTTCTTCGTCGTGGCGGGGTGGCTCGTCCTGTGGCCCATGGATGCCACCACCACCCATCGCGACGCCGGGCGGGAGGAGTTCCGGCCCGTCACCGAGGAACTCGCCGTGGTGGGGTCCGCCCTGTGCGGACTGGTCGGCATCGTGGTGCTGCTGCTGGTCAGCGATTCGGATCTGAGTCACGCCGCTGCCGCGACGGCGCTCTGCGGTGTGTTCATGGCCTGGGCGGCGCTCCACCTGATGTACGCCACGCGCTACGCGTCCATCTACTACGGCTCACCCGGGGGTGGGATCGATTTCAACAGCGACGACCGGCCGCGGTACATCGACTTCCTCTATTTCAGCTACAACCTCGGAATGACCTACCAGGTCTCCGACACCAATGTCTCCACGTCGACGATCCGCGCGGTCGCTCTCCGCCACTGCCTGCTGTCCTATGTCTTCGGCGCCAGCATCCTCGCCACGACCATCAACCTCGTCGCCGGGATCGTCACGCGCTGA
- a CDS encoding FdhF/YdeP family oxidoreductase — MEPRVGPTPAGDPEFHPYHHPAAGWGAAKSVSRFLVREGALVDGPRAIMRMNHENKGFDCPGCAWPDDTKGLHLDICENGIKHVTWEMTRRRVGREFFAAHSVTELSGWSDYDLENQGRLTEPMVYDPDSDHYVPISWKDAFEVVGRALRELDNPNQASFYTSGRLGNEATFLYQLMARELGTNNLPDCSNMCHEASGRALQASLGTGKGTVDLKDWESADALFILGVNAASNAPRMLTALAEAYHRGAQIVHVNPLVEAAATRTIVPHDFVDMAVFKTTRTSTLNLQPRIGGDMALLRGMAKAILEQSATDPKALDQEFIDRHTAGFEEYRALCEATPWEEIQSQSGLSRDDILKAARVYGEADRSIVSWCLGLTQHEHGVDTVREIVNLLLLRGNLGREGAGPSPVRGHSNVQGNRTCGIDHRPTDAFLDRLAEACAIDPPREHGLDTVRTIPAMHRGEVKVFVGMGGNFALAAPDTPYTYAALRACELTVQVSTKLNRSHIVHGRQALILPCLGRTEKDHQRKGVQSTSVEDSMSMVHLSIGMKRPASPHLLSEPAIVAGMARAALPGSATPWEWYIEDYDRIRDTMAKALDGFEDFNRRVRLPLGFRIKQPARELVFLTPSGRAEFSAAALPDVVPAAGTLALGTMRSHDQWNTTIYSDNDRYRGIKNLRTLVFMNRADMRERGIDDMGPVDITSTARDGSQRSLNGYLAVPYDIPRGCAAGYMPEMNVLCALSDYSTQSDQPIMKHVKVTIGPAA; from the coding sequence ATGGAGCCCCGCGTCGGCCCCACGCCCGCAGGGGATCCGGAGTTTCACCCGTACCACCACCCCGCCGCGGGCTGGGGCGCGGCCAAGAGCGTGAGCCGCTTCCTGGTGCGCGAGGGCGCGCTGGTGGACGGCCCACGGGCGATCATGCGGATGAATCACGAGAACAAGGGGTTCGACTGCCCCGGATGCGCCTGGCCCGACGACACCAAGGGGCTGCATCTCGACATCTGCGAGAACGGCATCAAACACGTCACCTGGGAGATGACCCGCAGGCGGGTCGGGCGCGAGTTCTTCGCCGCCCACTCGGTGACCGAGCTGTCCGGGTGGAGCGACTACGACCTGGAGAACCAGGGCCGGCTGACCGAACCGATGGTCTACGACCCCGATTCGGACCACTACGTCCCGATCAGCTGGAAGGACGCGTTCGAGGTCGTCGGCCGCGCCCTGCGTGAGCTCGACAACCCCAATCAGGCGTCGTTCTACACCTCCGGCCGTCTCGGCAACGAGGCCACGTTCCTCTACCAGTTGATGGCGCGTGAACTGGGCACGAACAACCTGCCGGACTGCTCCAACATGTGTCACGAGGCCAGCGGTCGCGCCCTTCAGGCATCCCTGGGCACCGGAAAGGGGACCGTCGACCTCAAGGACTGGGAGAGCGCGGACGCGCTCTTCATCCTGGGAGTCAACGCCGCGTCCAACGCGCCCCGGATGCTCACCGCCCTGGCCGAGGCATACCACCGTGGCGCCCAGATCGTGCACGTCAACCCGCTGGTCGAGGCCGCCGCCACCCGCACGATCGTCCCCCACGACTTCGTGGACATGGCCGTGTTCAAGACGACCCGGACCAGCACGCTGAACCTGCAGCCCCGCATCGGCGGCGACATGGCCCTGCTGCGCGGTATGGCCAAGGCGATCCTGGAGCAGTCCGCAACGGATCCCAAGGCTCTGGACCAGGAGTTCATCGACCGCCACACCGCCGGCTTCGAGGAGTACCGCGCGCTGTGCGAGGCCACGCCCTGGGAGGAGATCCAGAGCCAGTCGGGGCTGAGCCGCGACGACATTCTCAAGGCGGCGCGCGTGTACGGCGAGGCCGACCGCAGCATCGTCAGCTGGTGCCTGGGGCTCACCCAGCACGAACACGGCGTGGACACCGTCCGGGAGATCGTCAACCTCCTTCTGCTCCGCGGCAATCTGGGACGGGAAGGGGCGGGCCCCTCCCCCGTGCGGGGGCACAGCAACGTCCAGGGAAACCGCACCTGCGGCATCGATCACCGTCCCACCGACGCGTTCCTCGACCGGCTGGCCGAGGCCTGCGCCATCGACCCGCCCCGTGAGCACGGCCTGGACACCGTCCGTACGATCCCGGCGATGCACCGCGGCGAGGTGAAGGTGTTCGTCGGCATGGGCGGCAACTTCGCCCTCGCGGCGCCCGACACCCCGTACACCTACGCGGCCCTGCGTGCCTGCGAGCTGACCGTCCAGGTGAGCACCAAGCTGAACCGCAGTCATATCGTCCACGGCCGTCAGGCCCTGATCCTCCCCTGCCTCGGCCGTACCGAGAAGGACCACCAGCGCAAGGGCGTCCAGAGCACCTCCGTCGAGGACTCGATGAGCATGGTGCACCTGTCGATCGGCATGAAGCGCCCCGCCTCACCGCACCTGCTGTCCGAGCCGGCGATCGTCGCCGGGATGGCCCGCGCGGCCCTGCCCGGCAGTGCGACGCCCTGGGAGTGGTACATCGAGGACTACGACCGTATCCGGGACACCATGGCCAAGGCCCTCGACGGCTTCGAGGACTTCAACCGGCGGGTTCGCCTGCCCCTCGGCTTCCGCATCAAGCAGCCGGCCCGTGAACTGGTCTTCCTCACCCCGTCCGGGCGCGCCGAGTTCTCCGCAGCCGCCCTGCCCGACGTCGTTCCGGCCGCCGGCACCCTGGCCCTGGGCACGATGCGGTCCCACGACCAGTGGAACACCACCATCTACTCCGACAACGACCGCTACCGCGGGATCAAGAACCTGCGCACGCTCGTCTTCATGAACCGGGCCGACATGCGCGAGCGCGGTATCGACGACATGGGCCCCGTCGACATCACCAGCACGGCGAGGGACGGCAGTCAGCGCTCCCTCAACGGCTACCTCGCCGTCCCCTACGACATCCCCCGCGGCTGCGCGGCCGGCTACATGCCCGAGATGAACGTGCTGTGCGCGCTCAGCGACTACAGCACCCAGAGCGACCAGCCGATCATGAAGCACGTCAAGGTCACCATCGGCCCCGCCGCCTGA
- a CDS encoding FUSC family protein, translating to MPRFRLPLPAVTGSGRRRSAGHVGRALSPRGALALQRVDGALSFALRAALAMALPALPLALAGRADLAVYAMLGSFTTTFGRNLPYARRARVLAVVAVAMTACVGGGSALAAWAGPRDGAADAVVVVAMAAVAGIAKLACDAARLSGLGAVLLLFSFAVAANGSPTQGDILPQTALAASGVAVAWALAVSGWFVHPDRPRRLAVATALRELADLLDAVAAGDGSGLVRHRATAAVLEAYRTLGLMPPTAAERGGRGDTCVRLTDLAWSLLIGSARRPPEDPTGLARHVRRQVRLLVSRRRGAPRVLPELALPAEVARTGTVSVAGPQPSPDGPTTRRGTELRAAELLTGRLHGRPDRVPVLLVPALRMVFGTGLAGGTALLLGLGHGYWAAISAAAVLHSINVRTAAQRAVQRTLGTVAGLMLALGVLAVRPDPVVLVLVIILLEFLLEYVVARNYGLGVVFLTPLALLLTDLAAPSPAGALVQDRALSSVLGIVVALGCALVVVHDHAALRAERALAACTEVSGRAERVLVTRTESSFPRVQAQLAEAVVELRDADDAAAGELWPAEIDPAELAAAEQRAYQLLERLVRWR from the coding sequence ATGCCCCGTTTTCGTCTTCCGCTCCCCGCTGTGACCGGGAGTGGCCGGCGGCGCTCGGCAGGCCACGTGGGGAGGGCTCTCTCGCCGCGTGGCGCCCTCGCTCTGCAGCGTGTGGACGGAGCCCTGTCCTTCGCTCTGCGTGCCGCACTCGCCATGGCTCTGCCCGCGTTGCCGCTGGCGCTGGCGGGGCGGGCCGACCTGGCCGTCTACGCCATGCTGGGCTCCTTCACGACCACGTTCGGCCGCAACCTGCCCTATGCGCGCCGTGCCCGCGTGCTCGCCGTGGTCGCAGTGGCCATGACCGCGTGTGTGGGCGGCGGTTCGGCACTTGCCGCGTGGGCCGGGCCACGTGACGGGGCAGCCGACGCCGTGGTGGTCGTGGCCATGGCCGCGGTCGCCGGGATCGCCAAACTCGCCTGCGACGCGGCACGTCTGAGCGGGCTGGGCGCGGTGCTGCTGCTGTTCTCCTTCGCCGTGGCGGCCAACGGCTCGCCGACGCAGGGCGACATCCTGCCCCAGACCGCCCTGGCCGCATCCGGTGTGGCAGTGGCCTGGGCGCTGGCGGTGTCGGGCTGGTTCGTCCACCCGGACCGCCCCCGGCGTCTCGCCGTGGCCACGGCTCTGCGCGAGCTCGCCGACCTGCTGGACGCCGTCGCGGCGGGGGACGGAAGCGGCCTCGTCAGGCACCGGGCCACCGCCGCCGTTCTGGAGGCGTACCGGACCCTGGGTCTCATGCCTCCCACCGCCGCCGAACGGGGCGGCCGGGGCGACACCTGCGTGCGCCTGACCGACCTCGCGTGGTCGCTGCTGATCGGTTCCGCCCGCCGGCCGCCGGAGGACCCCACCGGCCTGGCGCGGCACGTGCGCCGCCAGGTCCGCCTGCTCGTGAGCCGTCGCCGCGGGGCCCCGCGCGTGTTGCCCGAACTGGCGCTCCCCGCCGAGGTCGCCCGGACCGGCACGGTCTCCGTGGCCGGCCCCCAGCCGTCTCCCGATGGCCCCACCACCCGGCGGGGTACGGAACTGCGCGCCGCGGAACTGCTGACGGGGCGGCTCCACGGCCGCCCCGATCGCGTGCCGGTCCTGCTCGTACCCGCCCTGCGCATGGTCTTCGGCACCGGACTGGCCGGCGGGACGGCCCTTCTGCTGGGCCTCGGTCACGGCTACTGGGCGGCCATCTCCGCTGCCGCGGTTCTGCACTCGATCAATGTCCGTACGGCCGCCCAGCGCGCCGTCCAGCGGACCCTGGGCACGGTCGCCGGGCTGATGCTCGCCCTCGGAGTGCTGGCGGTGCGCCCCGATCCGGTCGTGCTCGTCCTCGTGATCATTCTTCTGGAGTTCCTGCTGGAGTACGTCGTGGCCCGCAACTACGGTCTCGGCGTCGTCTTCCTCACGCCGCTCGCGCTGCTGCTGACCGACCTGGCCGCTCCGTCACCCGCCGGAGCCCTCGTCCAGGACCGGGCGCTGAGCAGCGTCCTCGGGATCGTCGTCGCACTGGGCTGTGCGCTGGTGGTGGTCCATGACCATGCCGCGCTGCGGGCGGAGCGTGCCCTGGCCGCGTGCACGGAGGTGTCCGGCCGTGCCGAGCGTGTCCTGGTCACGCGTACCGAATCGTCCTTCCCGCGTGTCCAGGCCCAACTGGCCGAAGCCGTCGTGGAGTTGCGCGATGCCGACGACGCCGCGGCGGGCGAGCTCTGGCCCGCGGAGATCGATCCCGCCGAACTCGCCGCCGCCGAGCAGCGCGCCTACCAGCTCCTGGAGCGCCTCGTCAGGTGGCGATGA
- a CDS encoding molybdenum cofactor biosynthesis protein MoaE: MTTAPAPSGPPIRLLALRDTPLSLDEVYAAVGDDAAGGTAAFVGTVRDHDGGKAVTALEYSAHPAAGHELRRVAEKVAADFPVRALAAVHRTGRLAVGDIAVIVAVSCPHRAEAFAACSRLVEDLKHEVPVWKHQIFSDGAEEWVGAC; the protein is encoded by the coding sequence ATGACCACCGCTCCGGCGCCCTCCGGCCCTCCGATCCGCCTGCTCGCTCTGCGCGACACCCCGCTCTCCCTCGACGAGGTGTACGCCGCGGTGGGTGACGATGCCGCGGGCGGCACCGCCGCATTCGTCGGCACCGTGCGCGACCACGACGGCGGCAAGGCGGTGACGGCCCTGGAGTACAGCGCCCACCCCGCCGCCGGGCACGAGCTGCGCCGGGTGGCCGAGAAGGTCGCTGCCGACTTCCCGGTCCGCGCTCTCGCCGCCGTTCACCGGACGGGCCGTCTCGCCGTCGGCGACATCGCGGTGATCGTGGCCGTTTCCTGTCCGCACCGCGCGGAGGCGTTCGCCGCCTGCAGCCGCCTGGTCGAGGACCTGAAGCACGAGGTGCCGGTCTGGAAGCACCAGATCTTCTCGGACGGCGCCGAGGAGTGGGTCGGCGCGTGCTGA
- a CDS encoding MoaD/ThiS family protein, protein METPTTPAGTIRYWAAAKAAAGTSEEPCHAATLEEALDQARSRHADRPRFAQVLGCCSFLVDGRAVGSRDRAQVRLAAGGTVEVLPPFAGG, encoded by the coding sequence ATGGAGACACCCACGACCCCGGCCGGCACCATCCGCTACTGGGCGGCGGCGAAGGCGGCGGCCGGTACGTCGGAGGAGCCCTGTCACGCGGCCACCCTCGAGGAGGCACTGGACCAGGCCCGGTCCCGCCACGCCGACCGGCCGCGCTTCGCGCAGGTGCTCGGCTGCTGCTCGTTCCTGGTGGACGGTCGTGCGGTCGGCAGCCGGGACCGTGCCCAGGTCCGTCTGGCCGCAGGGGGAACGGTCGAGGTACTGCCCCCGTTCGCGGGCGGCTGA
- the moaA gene encoding GTP 3',8-cyclase MoaA, which translates to MAPPPLVDRFGRVHTDLRVSLTDRCNLRCTYCMPAEGLDWLPRADVVTDDEVVRLVGVATQRLGITEVRLTGGEPLLRRGLPGLVARLSALDSAPDLSLTTNGIGLVRSAAALREAGLNRVNVSLDTLRPERFATLTRRDRLTDVLDGLRAARAAGLAPVKVNAVPVRGVNDDEIADLAAFAVENGYLMRFIESMPLDAQGAWDRDRMVTAEEILDRLGERFDLVPAARRGNAPAEEWRIAGTDAVVGVIASVTRPFCGGCDRVRLTADGQLRNCLFASEESDLRALLRGGADDAALEAAWRSSVAGKGPGHAINSPGFRQPERPMSAIGG; encoded by the coding sequence GTGGCCCCGCCTCCGCTGGTGGACCGATTCGGGCGGGTCCACACGGACTTGAGGGTGTCGCTCACCGACCGGTGCAACCTGCGGTGCACGTACTGCATGCCGGCCGAGGGCCTGGACTGGCTGCCCCGTGCCGACGTGGTCACCGACGACGAGGTCGTGCGACTGGTGGGCGTCGCCACGCAGCGCCTGGGGATCACGGAGGTCAGGCTGACCGGCGGCGAACCGTTGCTGCGCCGCGGCCTGCCCGGCCTCGTGGCCCGCCTTTCCGCCCTGGACTCCGCCCCGGACCTCTCCCTCACCACCAACGGCATCGGCCTGGTACGCAGCGCCGCAGCCCTGCGCGAGGCCGGTCTGAACCGGGTCAACGTCAGTCTCGACACGCTGCGCCCCGAACGCTTCGCCACCCTCACCCGGCGCGACCGCCTCACCGACGTGCTCGACGGACTGCGCGCCGCCCGCGCCGCGGGCCTCGCCCCCGTCAAGGTCAACGCGGTGCCGGTACGCGGAGTCAACGACGACGAGATCGCCGACCTGGCCGCATTCGCCGTCGAGAACGGCTACCTGATGCGGTTCATCGAGTCGATGCCGCTGGACGCGCAGGGCGCCTGGGACCGCGACCGGATGGTCACCGCCGAGGAGATCCTCGACCGCCTCGGTGAGCGCTTCGACCTCGTTCCGGCGGCGCGTCGGGGCAACGCGCCCGCCGAGGAGTGGCGGATCGCCGGCACGGACGCCGTGGTGGGGGTCATCGCCAGTGTCACCCGCCCGTTCTGCGGCGGTTGCGACCGGGTGCGGCTCACCGCCGACGGGCAACTCCGCAACTGCCTCTTCGCCTCCGAGGAGTCCGACCTGCGGGCTCTGCTCCGCGGCGGCGCCGACGACGCTGCACTGGAAGCCGCCTGGCGGTCCTCGGTCGCGGGCAAGGGCCCCGGCCACGCGATCAACAGTCCCGGGTTCCGCCAACCGGAACGCCCCATGTCGGCCATCGGAGGCTGA